A single genomic interval of Vulpes vulpes isolate BD-2025 chromosome 3, VulVul3, whole genome shotgun sequence harbors:
- the STX1B gene encoding syntaxin-1B: MKDRTQELRSAKDSDDEEEVVHVDRDHFMDEFFEQVEEIRGCIEKLSEDVEQVKKQHSAILAAPNPDEKTKQELEDLTADIKKTANKVRSKLKAIEQSIEQEEGLNRSSADLRIRKTQHSTLSRKFVEVMTEYNATQSKYRDRCKDRIQRQLEITGRTTTNEELEDMLESGKLAIFTDDIKMDSQMTKQALNEIETRHNEIIKLETSIRELHDMFVDMAMLVESQGEMIDRIEYNVEHSVDYVERAVSDTKKAVKYQSKARRKKIMIIICCVVLGVVLASSIGGTLGL, from the exons gcaAAAGACAGTGATGATGAAGAGGAGGTGGTCCATGTGGATCGGGACCACTTCATGGATGAGTTCTTTGAACAG GTGGAAGAGATCCGAGGCTGCATTGAGAAGCTGtcagaggatgtggagcaagtgAAAAAACAGCATAGTGCCATCCTGGCCGCCCCCAACCCAGATGAGA AGACCAAACAGGAGCTGGAGGACCTCACTGCAGACATCAAGAAGACGGCCAACAAGGTTCGGTCCAAGTTGAAAG CAATCGAGCAAAGCATTGAACAAGAGGAGGGGCTGAACCGTTCCTCCGCGGACCTGCGCATCCGCAAGACCCAG CACTCCACACTCTCCCGGAAGTTCGTGGAAGTAATGACCGAATATAACGCGACCCAGTCCAAGTACCGGGACCGCTGCAAGGACCGGATCCAGCGGCAGCTGGAGATCA CTGGCAGGACCACGACGAACGAAGAACTGGAAGACATGCTGGAGAGCGGGAAGTTGGCCATCTTCACCGATGAT ATCAAAATGGACTCCCAGATGACAAAGCAGGCACTGAATGAGATCGAGACGAGGCACAACGAGATCATCAAACTGGAAACCAGCATCCGAGAGCTGCATGACATGTTTGTGGACATGGCCATGCTCGTGGAAAGCCAG GGTGAGATGATTGACCGCATTGAGTACAACGTGGAACATTCTGTGGACTATGTGGAGCGAGCTGTGTCCGACACCAAGAAAGCTGTGAAATATCAGAGCAAGGCCCGGAGG AAGAAAATCATGATCATCATTTGCTGTGTGGTGCTGGGGGTAGTCTTGGCGTCATCCATTGGGGGGACGCTGGGCTTGTAG
- the HSD3B7 gene encoding 3 beta-hydroxysteroid dehydrogenase type 7, with product MGQEGGGASGRGRCVGRPAGAPKEDGPSGGQFEYLGTVAAGMADSTEVRELVYLVTGGCGFLGEHVVRMLLQREPRLLELRVFDLHLGAWLEELKTGPVQVTAIQGDVTQAHEVAAAVAGAHVVIHTAGLVDVFGRASPETIYEVNVQGTKNVIEACVQTGTRFLVYTSSMEVVGPNIKGHHFYRGNEDTPYEAVHRHPYPCSKAQAERLVLEANGRKVHGGLPLVTCALRPTGIYGEGHQIMRDFYHQGLRLGGRLFRTIPASVEHGRVYVGNVAWMHVLVARELQQRAALMGGQVYFCYDQSPYKSYEDFNMEFLGPCGLRLVETRPLVPYWLLMLLAALNALLQWLLRPLLLYAPLLNPYTLAVANTAFTVNTDKAQRHFGYEPLFSWEDSRTRTIRWVQAMEGSAR from the exons ATgggccaggagggaggaggagcaagcGGAAGGGGACGGTGTGTTGGACGACCGGCTGGGGCTCCGAAAGAAGACGGCCCCTCCGGTGGCCAGTTTGAGTATCTCGGGACCGTGGCTGCAG GCATGGCAGACTCCACAGAGGTCCGGGAGCTGGTGTACCTAGTCACAGGTGGCTGCGGCTTCCTGGGGGAGCATGTGGTGCGGATGCTTCTGCAGCGGGAACCCCGGCTCTTAGAGCTGCGGGTCTTTGACCTGCacctgggtgcctggctggagGAGCTGAAGACAG GGCCTGTGCAGGTGACTGCCATCCAGGGGGATGTGACCCAAGCCCACGAGGTGGCAGCGGCTGTGGCTGGAGCCCACGTAGTCATCCACACAGCCGGGCTGGTGGATGTGTTTGGGAGGGCCAGCCCTGAGACCATCTATGAGGTCAACGTGCAGG gcacaaagAACGTGATTGAGGCTTGTGTGCAGACTGGAACACGGTTCTTGGTCTACACGAGCAGCATGGAAGTTGTGGGGCCCAATATTAAAGGCCACCACTTCTACAG GGGCAATGAGGACACCCCATATGAAGCAGTACACAGGCACCCCTATCCTTGCAGCAAGGCCCAAGCTGAGCGGCTGGTCCTGGAAGCCAATGGAAGGAAG GTCCATGGGGGGCTGCCCCTGGTGACATGTGCCCTGCGTCCCACTGGCATCTACGGTGAAGGCCACCAGATCATGAGGGACTTCTACCACCAGGGCCTTCGTCTGGGGGGTCGACTCTTCCGGACCATCCCCGCCTCTGTGGAGCATGGCCGGGTCTATGTGG GCAACGTGGCCTGGATGCACGTGTTGGTGGCTCGAGAGCTGCAGCAGCGAGCTGCCCTGATGGGCGGCCAGGTGTACTTCTGCTATGACCAGTCGCCCTATAAGAGCTACGAGGACTTCAACATGGAGTTCCTGGGTCCCTGCGGACTGCGGCTGGTGGAGACCCGCCCGCTGGTGCCCTACTGGCTGTTGATGCTTCTGGCTGCTCTCAACGCCCTGCTGCAGTGGCTGCTGCGGCCGCTGCTTCTCTACGCGCCCCTGCTCAACCCCTACACGCTGGCCGTGGCCAACACCGCCTTCACTGTGAACACCGACAAGGCTCAGCGCCACTTCGGCTACGAGCCCCTGTTCTCGTGGGAGGACAGCCGGACCCGCACCATCCGCTGGGTGCAGGCCATGGAGGGCTCGGCCCGGTGA